One Vibrio pomeroyi genomic region harbors:
- a CDS encoding helix-turn-helix domain-containing protein yields MRTPIKHVRLIKGQPCRAAELSNSDDTFLEPHRHEYWELVWCVDNHGSQSIDFVDYDNKVGRIFTIAPGQVHRSELVGENARLLVFTPGFVKTNHRNTQLVDTVFAMHQSRPPYLDCNEEGNHYLLPIFTMIKEECEREDSDWDLVESLVNSFLRYILRFATQSSLKGEVRDSRVNKVVDLIEQHYTTHKHCDFYAQALSITNKRINEIVKADKGKTVTQLIHDRIILEANRELIFSTKTIKTIAFGLGFEDPAYFSRFYRGQMNESPAEFRARCADSAT; encoded by the coding sequence ATGAGAACTCCCATTAAACACGTTCGTCTAATCAAAGGTCAGCCCTGTCGCGCTGCTGAGCTATCTAACAGTGATGATACGTTCTTAGAACCACACAGACATGAGTATTGGGAGTTGGTGTGGTGCGTGGATAACCATGGCAGTCAGAGTATTGATTTCGTTGACTACGACAACAAAGTCGGACGTATTTTTACCATTGCTCCGGGTCAGGTTCACCGCTCTGAACTGGTGGGAGAAAATGCTCGTTTACTGGTATTTACCCCAGGTTTTGTCAAAACCAATCATCGCAACACACAGCTGGTCGATACCGTTTTTGCCATGCATCAAAGTCGACCGCCTTATTTGGACTGCAACGAAGAAGGCAACCACTACTTGCTGCCTATTTTCACCATGATCAAAGAAGAGTGTGAGCGAGAGGACAGCGACTGGGATTTAGTGGAGTCGCTCGTTAATAGCTTTTTACGCTATATATTGCGCTTCGCAACCCAATCCTCGTTGAAAGGCGAAGTGCGTGACAGCCGAGTAAACAAGGTTGTCGATTTGATTGAGCAACACTACACCACCCACAAACATTGCGACTTTTATGCGCAAGCGCTGTCGATAACCAACAAACGCATCAACGAAATCGTCAAGGCTGACAAAGGCAAAACCGTTACCCAGCTAATTCACGACCGAATCATCTTAGAAGCGAATCGAGAATTGATATTTTCCACCAAGACCATCAAAACCATCGCGTTTGGACTCGGCTTCGAAGATCCTGCCTATTTCAGCCGTTTTTATCGTGGGCAGATGAACGAATCCCCCGCAGAGTTTCGAGCTCGATGTGCAGATAGTGCAACATAA
- the cpaB gene encoding Flp pilus assembly protein CpaB, whose amino-acid sequence MTAKRLMLLSLFCSVLGLSVLLLSQTNSESATTSSKHAAKQTVKVLVPTRTIEIGQAYTPNSFRWKEVPQQELENYIDHVTPEDISADHTMSGLARTKLVKDSVLSKADITEPKGGYSLSLKLQPGYRAISVPVDQVTSNSGFIEPGDRVDILLLGSQDGELLRYGNSSQGLYVTTIVHDARVLAFNNKQTAESYQKARESNGFENGIPDNSSVSLEVTPEQANQVVLAKQLGKLTLVLRGQNEAQDQPQHANAVTLKVISPDTTQVLPDVGLVEFRADNKTVKTNTGADNNG is encoded by the coding sequence ATGACTGCCAAGCGACTCATGTTGCTTTCGTTATTTTGCTCGGTGCTCGGATTGTCCGTTTTACTGTTGAGCCAAACCAATAGCGAGTCTGCGACCACCTCTTCTAAACACGCCGCTAAGCAAACGGTCAAAGTGCTGGTTCCAACTCGCACGATTGAGATAGGCCAAGCCTACACTCCAAACTCGTTCCGATGGAAAGAAGTTCCACAGCAAGAGTTGGAGAACTACATCGACCATGTGACGCCGGAAGATATTTCTGCCGACCACACGATGTCAGGGCTAGCACGTACCAAGTTAGTCAAAGACTCAGTGCTATCGAAGGCCGATATTACAGAACCTAAAGGTGGCTACTCGCTCTCATTGAAGTTGCAACCGGGCTATCGCGCGATTTCGGTTCCTGTCGATCAAGTCACGTCTAATTCAGGCTTCATTGAACCGGGCGACCGAGTGGATATTCTCCTACTCGGTTCACAAGATGGTGAGCTACTCCGTTACGGCAATTCATCTCAAGGATTGTACGTTACAACGATAGTGCATGATGCAAGAGTCTTGGCATTTAATAACAAGCAAACGGCAGAATCTTATCAAAAGGCTCGGGAATCGAATGGTTTCGAAAATGGTATCCCTGACAACAGCAGTGTCTCTTTAGAAGTGACACCCGAGCAAGCAAACCAAGTGGTACTTGCGAAACAATTAGGAAAGTTAACGCTTGTATTGCGTGGGCAAAACGAGGCTCAAGATCAACCTCAACACGCAAATGCAGTGACGCTGAAAGTCATTTCTCCAGACACAACTCAGGTATTACCTGACGTGGGATTGGTGGAATTTAGAGCCGACAATAAAACGGTTAAAACTAATACTGGAGCTGATAACAATGGCTAA
- a CDS encoding MATE family efflux transporter: MAINLKTDPISKSFYQYLWPALTGMVIKSLFIMGDAWFVGHGVGPDGLGAIALTIPAFSIFTAIAMMVGIGGAALMSIEVGKGNVSSGQTLFSQSMLVTALFSTVTVTAALFWLDEMVVLMGATGYMAELAHDYLSVMLPFFVLYSLAWVMSCFVRNDTNPKLATYAMSIGAVVNLVLDYFFVLDFGWGMKGAAYGTAISQVVIACILLSHFVRKQGTLELSLKGIGFNKVPSILKIGTPTFFIEVTAAMTILLFNYVLLHQFGENHIIAYGLTANVGVFALFVMVGIAQACQPIISFNHGASQPKRVDEIFRLGLKSAVGSALVFMILVYLFAPKIAAFYLGASSDLIGLSATALTFFFFAVPLMGVNLVIANLFQATAKPKQATLISLGRGFVFVALGIIILPKLFPEQGIWASILFAETVTAIFSLSMLRAYKKRFSGSLEEQAA, translated from the coding sequence ATGGCCATCAACCTAAAAACCGATCCAATTTCTAAATCCTTTTATCAGTACCTTTGGCCTGCGCTAACCGGCATGGTGATCAAGTCTCTTTTCATCATGGGAGACGCTTGGTTCGTGGGGCATGGTGTTGGCCCAGACGGGCTCGGTGCTATCGCGTTAACCATCCCTGCTTTCTCTATATTTACTGCCATCGCAATGATGGTAGGTATTGGTGGCGCTGCACTTATGTCGATCGAAGTCGGCAAAGGTAATGTGTCTTCAGGACAAACTCTGTTTAGCCAATCCATGCTGGTTACTGCTCTGTTTAGCACCGTAACAGTCACTGCTGCTTTGTTTTGGTTGGATGAAATGGTGGTGTTGATGGGCGCGACGGGTTACATGGCTGAACTTGCTCACGATTACCTATCCGTCATGTTGCCATTCTTTGTGTTGTATTCATTGGCATGGGTCATGTCGTGTTTTGTGCGTAACGATACCAACCCGAAACTGGCGACGTATGCTATGTCGATCGGCGCTGTGGTTAACCTTGTATTGGACTACTTCTTCGTCTTGGATTTTGGTTGGGGCATGAAAGGGGCAGCCTACGGCACAGCCATCTCACAAGTCGTGATCGCCTGCATTTTATTGAGCCACTTCGTACGTAAACAAGGTACCTTAGAGCTGAGCTTAAAAGGGATTGGTTTCAATAAAGTACCAAGTATCCTCAAGATCGGTACCCCGACCTTCTTCATCGAAGTGACGGCGGCAATGACCATTTTGTTGTTCAACTATGTGTTACTTCATCAATTCGGTGAGAACCACATTATTGCTTACGGCTTAACAGCAAATGTAGGTGTATTTGCCCTATTTGTGATGGTCGGAATCGCACAAGCTTGCCAGCCAATTATCAGCTTTAATCATGGTGCAAGCCAGCCTAAACGTGTCGATGAAATCTTCCGCCTTGGGCTAAAAAGTGCGGTAGGCAGTGCCTTAGTCTTTATGATTTTGGTGTATCTGTTTGCACCGAAAATCGCTGCCTTTTATTTGGGTGCCTCAAGTGACTTGATTGGACTATCAGCAACAGCGTTAACCTTCTTCTTCTTTGCAGTACCACTGATGGGAGTCAACTTGGTGATCGCCAACCTGTTTCAGGCAACGGCTAAACCTAAGCAAGCAACACTGATATCTCTCGGACGAGGCTTTGTATTCGTTGCATTAGGCATCATCATTTTGCCAAAGCTGTTCCCAGAACAAGGAATTTGGGCGAGCATCTTATTTGCAGAAACTGTCACTGCGATATTCAGCCTAAGCATGCTGCGAGCCTACAAGAAGCGTTTCTCGGGTTCGTTAGAAGAGCAAGCAGCTTAG
- a CDS encoding Flp family type IVb pilin, translating to MFNKKKQRGAAAIEYAILAAAMSVVLLNFVGGENGDLTEAITGAYQTVVDQLREAQESE from the coding sequence ATGTTTAACAAGAAAAAGCAGCGCGGCGCGGCCGCTATCGAATACGCAATTCTCGCGGCAGCAATGTCTGTGGTCTTGCTTAATTTTGTAGGCGGCGAAAATGGTGATCTAACCGAAGCCATTACTGGCGCTTACCAAACTGTCGTCGATCAGCTCCGCGAAGCTCAAGAATCAGAATAA
- a CDS encoding MFS transporter: protein MRASPASWKTPQNFLLLISIVVPIAFSSWMALLNNFVIEKANFDGADIGLLQSVREIPGFLAFTVVFVLAFIREQRFMLISLAMLTVGTAITGLFPSLTGLLLTTILMSTGFHYFETLKQSLSLQWLSKEEAPEMLGKMISVGALASLLTYGSIWVMLEQLKLDFAWVYGITGGIGFVLVLVMTFGFPEFQTKTQQNKKLVLRKRYWLYYALTFMSGARRQIFTVFAGFLMVEKFGYSAADVTLLFLVNYLFNFLFAKRIGRFIGVVGERKALIFEYVGLIGVFVGYGLVQSAEWAAALYVVDHLFFALALAIKTYFQKIADPADMASTAGVSFTINHIAAVVIPVAFGVIWLSSPATVFYIGAAMAAVSLALSLNIPKKPEEGNEVRVFSWR from the coding sequence ATGAGAGCATCACCTGCGAGCTGGAAAACGCCGCAAAACTTTTTATTACTGATTTCGATTGTTGTACCTATCGCGTTTTCGAGCTGGATGGCTCTGCTTAATAATTTCGTGATAGAGAAAGCGAACTTTGACGGTGCTGATATAGGCTTGCTGCAAAGTGTTCGTGAGATACCCGGCTTCTTAGCGTTTACTGTGGTGTTTGTTTTAGCTTTCATCCGTGAGCAACGCTTCATGTTGATATCGCTAGCGATGCTGACCGTGGGCACGGCGATTACCGGTTTATTCCCTTCACTGACAGGCCTTTTGCTTACCACTATTTTGATGTCGACGGGTTTCCACTATTTTGAAACGCTGAAGCAATCTTTGTCACTGCAATGGCTAAGCAAAGAAGAAGCGCCAGAGATGCTAGGCAAAATGATCTCGGTGGGTGCACTTGCCTCTCTTCTCACCTATGGATCTATTTGGGTGATGTTAGAACAGCTAAAACTCGATTTCGCTTGGGTATATGGCATTACCGGAGGCATCGGCTTCGTTCTGGTGTTGGTGATGACCTTTGGTTTCCCTGAGTTTCAAACCAAGACCCAACAAAATAAGAAATTGGTGCTAAGGAAGCGTTACTGGCTCTACTACGCGCTGACGTTTATGAGTGGCGCGAGAAGACAGATCTTCACCGTGTTTGCAGGCTTCTTGATGGTAGAGAAATTCGGTTACTCTGCTGCAGATGTCACGTTACTGTTCTTAGTGAATTACCTATTTAACTTCTTGTTCGCGAAACGTATTGGACGATTCATTGGTGTAGTTGGTGAGCGCAAGGCGTTGATCTTCGAATATGTTGGTTTGATCGGTGTGTTTGTTGGTTATGGCTTGGTGCAAAGTGCTGAGTGGGCGGCTGCGCTGTACGTGGTCGATCATCTGTTCTTTGCTTTGGCGTTAGCGATTAAAACCTACTTCCAAAAAATTGCAGATCCAGCAGACATGGCATCAACCGCAGGTGTCTCTTTCACCATCAACCATATCGCGGCGGTTGTTATTCCTGTCGCGTTTGGTGTGATTTGGTTATCCTCTCCTGCAACGGTTTTCTATATTGGTGCGGCGATGGCGGCGGTTTCTTTGGCGCTATCTTTAAACATTCCGAAGAAGCCTGAAGAGGGCAACGAAGTACGAGTGTTTAGCTGGCGCTAG
- a CDS encoding type II and III secretion system protein family protein: MANICRWWGVLLLSSLCVSFASAASTFDVTINEARMIHLPEKAKSIFISSTHIADYQTLTNTKVMIFGKRAGSATITVLNEQERVIYTNKIRVTHNSREFNELVKNKFPEASVNAESLGGKLWLKGRVPSPMMAHNIVALAKGYLSPIVGSTQQQESSNSQGNSNNSNNSTNQNQQTQPNDDELINQLVVTMPNQVNIRVKIAEVSRNVSNKLGVKWGSIADGVGQFSFSKLPNVSSWGKPSITALIDALATNGMMSVLAEPNLTAMSGEDAEFLVGGQVPLPLITADTTQIEYKDFGVKLNFTPTVLSQNRISLKVNPEVSNVSIESQLVIHGTNFPSFTTRSASTTIELASGQSFALGGLLKSEDIEQLQKVPLIGEVPVLGSLFRSSEFTRRETELIIIVTAYLVQPTRSDSMPLPTDGLIPLSDVERLLAWPSNQQKASNNKATYTDNQKPRLLGDNGFYY; this comes from the coding sequence ATGGCTAATATCTGTCGTTGGTGGGGTGTTCTCCTGCTCTCAAGCCTATGTGTCTCTTTTGCATCTGCAGCATCAACATTTGATGTGACGATCAATGAGGCAAGAATGATTCACTTACCAGAAAAAGCGAAATCCATTTTCATCTCGAGCACCCATATCGCTGATTACCAAACCTTGACCAATACTAAGGTGATGATATTCGGTAAGCGAGCGGGCAGCGCTACGATCACCGTTTTAAATGAACAAGAACGCGTGATTTATACCAACAAGATTCGCGTCACGCATAATAGCCGTGAGTTCAATGAACTGGTTAAAAACAAGTTCCCAGAAGCGTCAGTCAACGCGGAATCTCTGGGCGGAAAGTTATGGCTTAAAGGTCGTGTTCCCTCTCCTATGATGGCACACAATATCGTAGCGCTAGCGAAGGGCTACTTATCCCCTATTGTCGGTTCTACCCAACAACAAGAGAGCTCGAATTCACAGGGAAACAGTAACAACAGCAATAATTCGACCAACCAAAACCAGCAGACTCAACCCAATGATGATGAGCTGATCAATCAGTTAGTTGTGACCATGCCAAATCAGGTCAACATTCGTGTGAAGATCGCAGAAGTCTCAAGAAATGTGTCCAACAAGTTGGGAGTGAAATGGGGCTCGATCGCAGATGGTGTGGGGCAATTTTCATTTTCAAAGCTGCCTAATGTCAGTAGCTGGGGCAAGCCGAGCATTACTGCTCTGATTGATGCACTTGCAACCAATGGGATGATGTCTGTACTTGCAGAGCCTAACTTGACCGCAATGTCAGGCGAAGATGCTGAGTTCTTGGTGGGTGGACAAGTTCCCTTACCATTGATTACTGCTGATACCACTCAAATCGAATACAAGGATTTCGGTGTAAAACTGAACTTCACCCCAACCGTACTCAGCCAAAACCGTATTAGTTTGAAGGTGAACCCTGAGGTCAGCAACGTCTCAATCGAAAGCCAACTAGTCATACACGGGACTAACTTCCCATCGTTTACGACTCGTAGTGCGTCCACCACCATTGAATTGGCCAGTGGGCAGAGCTTTGCGTTGGGTGGGTTATTGAAATCGGAAGACATCGAACAACTGCAGAAAGTCCCATTGATTGGCGAGGTTCCCGTTCTAGGTTCACTATTCCGTTCAAGTGAGTTCACTCGCAGAGAAACTGAGCTAATCATCATAGTAACCGCGTATCTGGTGCAACCGACGCGTTCAGATTCGATGCCACTACCAACCGATGGATTAATCCCGTTGAGCGATGTTGAACGATTACTGGCATGGCCAAGTAATCAACAAAAAGCATCAAATAATAAAGCGACTTACACCGACAACCAGAAGCCTCGCTTACTGGGTGATAACGGGTTCTATTACTGA
- a CDS encoding DUF1566 domain-containing protein: MSVSLVSTMLIACGGAESDPKLKQSQTQPNSQNVSGIALDGYLHNAKVCFDKNSNAMCDSADGEIATTDAEGRFQLDVDNDVTQYPILVEAVAGVTIDMDSPNQPIESGFTLEVPNNNSDVISPVTSLITSVSRTSGISFDEATQLVADDLGIDTQLAVSDYSASNSTKSRELHMFARGVTRVLQEAQIASVDAGIDQVNARKGAMYKLAELDLAEFKTKTDLLSHGASGTDNALKQLGKEYRDQLKVSQEDVDGNDIITRPPAPKHGQVNDASDTFNWQFVRGFNQNTDYEYSLDSGKTWTTVIRKPIVVGKLAFEKGAVQVRVAASNVRNTPAGKPMLSDKAFTLTTVPAAPAWITVNNAINQFDWALVDSFNELDLYEYSLDNGSSWTKATEKPQNIQDLDIPLGHLKVRVAKNDSLGDPTGLSAMSEKPMTVTPAQPAKPVLEFANDSTNQINWLWVTGYNAPSFYEINLGSGWKDVTSLPYLVGNVSLPANSISVRVKSNALDARPAGVPLVISSAFTRSENQPVAPTSPIVDDAENTFAWTNVEGFTGSDSYEYSLDRGITFTPVTSNPQAIPDEMLTKGQVCVRVRAESDPLHDPGEALCSDKSYSVTPSMPAAPTSPTTHDGLDTFDWTFVTGFSEATDYEINVLNAGWAVVTQKPYQLSDQAYAIGSIQVRVKRDPITGRPSSSELTNDVAFTVRPSAPIAPTGLVVNDTDNTLDWAYFGDFTQPEHFEVTLDSGSTWTKVTTKPVVIGNVDKSIGEVQLRVSANPNNGMPHGESALTTQAFTKVFEIPAPTSPEITNTFTGSNPIKTNGFEWDYLTANVDGQSVRFDEAEHYEFTNDKGLTWQPVVSIPQFIGPEAYDKANVGVRLKENAKQGVSNSISDTLWATAASSRFTALKFVPMKTRSQAAGFNYGGSWNTYSLNCIAEYDDKGQGEPTFWAERFSSEIDTVFDKVTQLDDCGIAGWTLPDTSEVFTLSQRDPATLPSNLRSGYLVSNKSVNVLADKNGVAVTINKGQESVEQYYSKYAYAKWQLPSGAELLTGVDSATTEITAFLSTQDTKINATELYLESWLIANQSKSKGYAALETEAQAKVVELQALTQPWADDLKNTKLKLKALEFQASVAQSRTDTESLEFITKVKAYKEQVAQLEQNTVALSALVSGSEFAQKLAFLQQKSVALTNATNTLSSASLAKDIHQASLDLYNAISDLEHQYGLVNTFVNELNTSTQLMGSEFDTLAALFQKFISEMNTTAQAHNLVQSKVLAKDGLKLAKDNGYSVSQADATIISRFAKLDELGNYLPKSTTYQQGWRCVEDTQIAGKRRVWTLLKDGRPNGADDLAYDASASGVASVLGSNGLLESTNNANLCGFNDWKVPGLSQLLSLQTKAISSSNSTITIDTDAFPHHRGLDPEYDKSSYYGGVTFYYWSNQAKDTKQYVTNYSSERSYQDVRSSKIDGTEDAVILGRLVREKATTYQYLDMQGNVVADRQNAICVQDTDSNLVWQLFTNGDTSRFKKYVEVTPLISTRNTQTVCGKASWRYPSKAELYGLLPINADVFKFNEVTGGGYSNHSSYITNDPAPYGRVLGLNMTTMDESQVGTQSYDGRYLYRLVAK, encoded by the coding sequence ATGAGTGTTTCACTCGTTTCCACAATGCTCATTGCTTGTGGCGGAGCAGAGTCAGATCCGAAGCTTAAACAGTCACAAACTCAGCCAAATTCTCAAAATGTTTCGGGGATAGCTTTGGATGGTTATTTACACAATGCGAAGGTTTGTTTCGACAAAAACAGCAATGCCATGTGTGACTCTGCTGATGGAGAGATTGCCACTACGGACGCCGAAGGTAGATTTCAGCTAGACGTCGACAATGATGTCACGCAATACCCAATATTGGTCGAAGCGGTTGCAGGTGTAACCATCGATATGGATTCACCGAATCAACCTATCGAATCTGGGTTTACGTTAGAAGTGCCTAACAACAATTCGGACGTAATCAGCCCCGTGACATCTCTCATTACCAGTGTGTCGAGAACCAGTGGAATCAGCTTTGATGAAGCAACTCAGCTTGTTGCCGATGACTTAGGTATCGATACACAACTGGCAGTTAGTGATTACTCAGCCTCGAATTCAACCAAAAGCCGCGAACTACACATGTTTGCGCGCGGCGTTACTCGCGTACTTCAAGAAGCACAAATAGCTTCTGTCGACGCTGGTATCGACCAAGTCAATGCTCGTAAAGGCGCAATGTACAAACTGGCCGAGCTTGACTTGGCAGAGTTTAAAACCAAGACCGATTTACTGTCTCATGGCGCATCTGGAACCGACAATGCGTTGAAACAGCTGGGTAAGGAATACCGAGATCAACTCAAAGTTTCCCAAGAAGACGTCGATGGCAATGACATCATCACTAGACCGCCAGCGCCTAAGCACGGTCAGGTCAATGACGCCTCAGACACCTTCAATTGGCAGTTTGTTCGTGGCTTCAACCAAAACACAGATTACGAATATTCATTGGATTCAGGTAAGACGTGGACAACAGTAATTCGTAAACCGATTGTTGTAGGAAAGCTAGCGTTCGAAAAAGGAGCCGTTCAAGTTCGGGTTGCCGCGTCTAACGTTCGCAATACTCCTGCCGGAAAGCCCATGCTCTCAGACAAAGCGTTTACGTTAACTACCGTGCCTGCTGCTCCAGCTTGGATTACGGTGAATAACGCAATCAATCAATTTGATTGGGCATTGGTCGATTCATTTAATGAACTGGATCTTTATGAGTATTCATTGGACAACGGTTCAAGCTGGACAAAGGCGACTGAAAAGCCACAGAACATTCAAGATCTGGATATTCCTCTTGGACACTTAAAAGTTCGTGTTGCTAAAAATGATTCTCTGGGTGACCCAACTGGCTTAAGTGCAATGTCAGAGAAGCCGATGACAGTAACACCAGCCCAACCAGCAAAACCGGTGTTGGAATTTGCTAACGACAGCACCAATCAAATCAACTGGCTTTGGGTCACAGGATACAATGCGCCATCTTTCTACGAAATTAATCTAGGTAGCGGTTGGAAGGACGTAACCTCACTGCCGTACCTGGTTGGTAATGTGTCACTTCCTGCGAACTCGATTTCGGTTCGCGTTAAGTCAAATGCACTGGATGCTCGCCCTGCAGGTGTTCCGTTGGTTATCAGCTCGGCATTCACTCGCTCAGAAAATCAGCCTGTGGCACCCACCTCACCGATTGTTGACGATGCAGAAAACACATTCGCATGGACGAACGTTGAAGGGTTCACGGGGAGTGATTCCTATGAATACTCACTGGATAGAGGCATTACTTTTACTCCTGTGACTAGCAACCCACAAGCTATCCCCGATGAAATGCTTACCAAGGGGCAAGTCTGCGTTCGAGTGAGAGCAGAATCTGATCCTCTACATGATCCTGGCGAAGCATTGTGTTCAGACAAGAGCTACTCTGTGACTCCTAGTATGCCTGCCGCACCGACATCACCAACCACCCATGATGGGTTAGATACATTTGATTGGACATTCGTAACTGGCTTTTCAGAAGCAACGGATTACGAGATCAATGTACTCAACGCAGGTTGGGCTGTGGTGACCCAAAAACCATACCAGTTAAGCGACCAAGCCTACGCTATTGGCTCGATTCAAGTGCGCGTTAAGCGAGACCCAATTACCGGTCGCCCTAGCAGCTCAGAATTGACCAACGATGTCGCGTTTACTGTTCGTCCGTCAGCGCCAATTGCCCCGACAGGTCTGGTGGTTAACGACACCGACAATACACTCGATTGGGCATACTTCGGCGATTTCACTCAGCCCGAGCACTTCGAAGTCACACTCGACTCCGGTTCAACTTGGACAAAAGTCACCACAAAACCTGTTGTGATTGGTAATGTCGACAAGAGTATCGGTGAAGTGCAATTACGAGTAAGTGCAAACCCTAACAATGGTATGCCTCACGGTGAGTCAGCATTAACAACACAAGCCTTCACCAAAGTGTTTGAGATTCCAGCACCAACATCGCCTGAGATTACCAACACTTTCACAGGCTCAAACCCAATCAAGACCAATGGTTTTGAGTGGGACTACTTAACTGCCAACGTTGATGGTCAATCTGTTCGCTTTGATGAAGCCGAACACTATGAGTTCACCAACGACAAAGGCCTGACCTGGCAACCTGTTGTTTCGATTCCTCAATTTATTGGCCCAGAAGCGTACGACAAAGCCAATGTCGGTGTTCGACTAAAAGAGAATGCGAAACAAGGTGTATCAAACTCAATTAGTGACACCCTTTGGGCTACAGCGGCGAGTAGTCGCTTCACGGCATTAAAATTCGTACCGATGAAAACCCGTTCGCAGGCCGCTGGTTTTAATTACGGTGGATCATGGAATACCTACTCCCTCAATTGTATTGCTGAATACGATGATAAAGGACAAGGGGAACCGACGTTCTGGGCGGAACGATTCTCTTCAGAAATAGATACTGTATTCGATAAAGTCACACAACTGGATGATTGTGGTATTGCGGGTTGGACACTTCCAGACACCAGTGAAGTATTCACGTTGTCGCAGAGAGATCCTGCAACACTGCCATCAAATCTAAGAAGTGGTTACTTGGTATCGAATAAGTCAGTGAATGTATTAGCGGATAAAAATGGCGTCGCTGTCACTATCAACAAAGGCCAAGAATCTGTTGAGCAATATTACAGTAAATACGCATACGCTAAATGGCAATTGCCATCAGGTGCAGAGTTACTCACTGGTGTAGATAGCGCGACGACTGAAATAACCGCCTTTTTGAGTACACAAGATACGAAGATTAACGCTACGGAGCTTTATTTAGAAAGCTGGCTAATAGCCAACCAATCTAAGAGTAAAGGTTACGCTGCATTAGAAACCGAAGCTCAAGCTAAAGTAGTAGAACTGCAAGCTTTGACCCAACCATGGGCAGATGATCTTAAGAATACGAAGCTAAAGCTAAAAGCTCTTGAGTTTCAGGCATCTGTCGCTCAAAGCCGAACCGATACAGAAAGCCTTGAATTCATTACCAAAGTGAAAGCATACAAGGAACAGGTCGCTCAATTAGAGCAAAACACAGTTGCGTTAAGCGCATTAGTATCTGGTTCTGAATTTGCTCAAAAATTGGCGTTCTTGCAACAGAAATCCGTCGCCCTAACCAACGCAACCAACACACTCAGTTCAGCCTCACTCGCTAAAGATATTCACCAAGCAAGTTTAGACCTGTACAACGCGATTTCAGATTTGGAACACCAATATGGCTTGGTTAATACGTTCGTAAACGAGCTGAATACCTCGACACAATTGATGGGCTCAGAGTTTGACACTCTTGCCGCTCTGTTCCAGAAGTTTATCAGTGAGATGAACACCACAGCCCAAGCCCACAATCTAGTGCAATCAAAAGTGTTGGCAAAAGACGGACTAAAGCTGGCAAAGGACAATGGCTATAGTGTCTCGCAAGCAGACGCAACCATAATCAGCCGCTTCGCTAAATTGGATGAGCTAGGTAACTACCTACCGAAAAGCACCACCTACCAACAAGGTTGGCGCTGTGTTGAAGACACCCAAATAGCGGGCAAACGCCGCGTGTGGACACTGCTTAAAGACGGCCGACCAAATGGTGCTGACGATCTCGCTTATGACGCTTCGGCATCAGGTGTAGCGAGTGTCTTGGGCAGTAATGGTCTGCTAGAGAGTACTAACAACGCTAACTTATGTGGCTTCAATGATTGGAAGGTACCAGGGCTATCTCAGCTGTTATCACTACAGACTAAAGCTATTTCTAGTTCAAACTCGACCATAACGATCGATACAGATGCATTCCCTCATCACCGAGGGTTGGATCCGGAGTATGACAAGTCTAGCTATTACGGTGGCGTGACCTTTTACTACTGGTCGAATCAAGCAAAGGACACTAAGCAATACGTAACAAACTACAGCTCTGAACGCAGCTACCAAGATGTACGTAGTTCGAAAATCGACGGTACTGAAGATGCTGTCATCTTAGGACGTCTTGTCAGAGAAAAAGCGACCACATACCAGTACCTAGATATGCAAGGGAACGTCGTGGCCGATCGCCAAAATGCCATTTGCGTACAAGACACTGACAGTAACCTTGTTTGGCAACTGTTTACCAACGGAGACACTAGCCGTTTCAAGAAGTACGTAGAGGTAACGCCGTTAATTTCAACACGAAATACACAAACAGTATGTGGCAAGGCGAGTTGGCGCTACCCATCGAAAGCAGAGCTATACGGGTTGCTACCGATCAATGCGGATGTCTTTAAATTTAACGAAGTGACTGGTGGAGGTTATTCCAACCATAGTTCCTATATCACCAACGACCCCGCTCCTTACGGTCGAGTCCTCGGATTGAATATGACAACCATGGATGAAAGCCAAGTTGGCACTCAAAGTTACGACGGCCGCTACCTATACCGACTCGTTGCCAAATAG